The Bombus affinis isolate iyBomAffi1 chromosome 15, iyBomAffi1.2, whole genome shotgun sequence DNA segment GTATAACCCTAGGCGCAGTAACAGTTCATAGATGGCGGCGTCAATGtattattattgtaataaatGCACATATGACTAGTGTTGTTATTTTTCAAGTTCTTGCGCGCGGATTCCAAGTTAGATGGATGGCTGTACAAGAGGAACATTATAGACGTTCAAAGAATTCAACAAgttattacaaattttttattattctaaTTTTATTTTCGCACAAATCCTGCATTGTGGAGAACATTATATACTTTCTCTCGTGGAATTTTATCCGTTTCACGATCGATTACCTACAATAAAAGTAAGAGATGCTATTATAAgcaataatatgtataataatactaCTATATGTAGAGTGTCTCAcacttttccattcaaatttcCTTAATATGTTCTATAAGTAAAATTAAGACTAGAATTTaacaaaaaatttataaattctttattaAGAAGTTATAACCAAAGTATCGAAAGTGGTGTAGATAATTTGAGTATGTTTCTATTTCAAAATGTCGTCCACTTTTTTATTGATGTAGTATTTACTGCTTGTGATTGTCTAATTACATTACAATTATGCCATATTAATTCTCattattaatttgttttatGTAGATACTATATATTACTACTTTTACTTCTATATTCTAAACTTTTTCTTTTAGCGTgtcatataaataaaaatttaaatgcgTCAGGTTATAATGCGACTGGTCGCGGTCGATAAATTCAACGTTGGCAATAATGTTCGTTagatattattacatttttcatgttttatatttttgttataatttcttaatgatggaattttaatatatatgacattttaaatttattttttacttataAAGCAGACAAAAACGTGGGCCACTCTGTATAATATACTACATATAAGATATTCTATGACAATATTAATAGGATATTTTGAAGATATTGAAATTAAAGAATGAatttaaaagatagaaaaatactGACAATTGTAGAATTGACATTAAcacaaattattatatttttctgataaggaaattaagtaaaaaaaaaaagttgttTTTTAATCGTACTACAATGTATCAGATACATCCTGCTACGaatttataacgaaatatgATATGTCAGTGATAGATGGAGATAAAATCGgtataagagagagagagagagagagagagagtagcgAAGGCCGTATTCTCAGATTTCAGAAGTAAATCTAGCAACCTCGTTTCAAAATCGAGCAATGCTACATTTAAAATCATAAAACACATTTTCATAACATTATAGAAGAAATATATTAAGATAAATGGGAAAATTTTTACCTGCATCTCTTTATTGAAAAACCATGATTCCTTCGCGAGACGAGCAGCGATTCGTGGGTTTTTGTAAAAGTTATTTCGTAATTCGTTTGGCAAGGTGTCTTCGATTGCTGAATTCAATACATTTGCCGGATGTTGATACACGAATTCCGAGGGAATGTAGTATTGTGGAGCGGCCATGCATAATCCTATCATGGCCATAAGCAAAATTATTACGTTCATATTTACCTAAAATTCTGGAAAAGAATAAACCCCAATTACTTTAAGGTAGTACATAACTTATTTGATTCAGAAAATCGGAAAACTTTctcagaattttttaaatttcatatgtATGAAATATTCCAGCGAAACGAGCTTTTTGAAATTCATACTGAGTGGTTGAAGGTATTCATATTGTTCATATTAACTTGCGAAGAATTTGTTAAAAGATACCTTCAAAATTtgaaagtattttttttttaaactatgCTTTTTGACTGACATTGAGCAGATTTTAAAAATTGATTGCccgataaattttaaatttcggCACATTGTTTCTTATAAAATTATCCTACAATGTGGTCTAtgatttttttcatattttaatttgttcaattttttataaattttgaagTTAGtgcttttaataattttttaaataattgttttaattattttttcttaaaactaTGCTTTTTAACTATAAGCTACATATTGCataaaattatctttttatcgAACAAGTAAATTACACAAAGATTTATAAAATCATAAGAAGTTTGTATCTTTCACAGagtaataaaaaatttgaacGGAATTCATGTTGGCTGAGACACCATTCTAATTCAAGGCTTATGTACGTATCTATTCTGTATGTACGCTAGtacaatattcaaaattccattAAGAAGACACATTTTTTCAGGTTTGCACACAAGGAATCATATAGTAGTGATTCGTTAAATAGTCACGAGTCGAGAGATTATCTGACCAACTATCAAAGGAGGTATATTatctattaatattattattaatattatcttCTCTGTTGAGTGCGAATGAGATACAGATATTTGACACATTTGTTTATTTTACATACAGCAATGAACACATAAGTAAGAGAAAGTTCttacaataaaaatttagtTTATTTTAGTTTATAATTATTACTTGAAATAAAAATGTGAAAGCCACTCTATATCCACAATGGTtcaaaatataagaaatttgTTCGTTATGATACACTTAAATTCAACATAATGtagaattaatatataatttaacttGGGATTTAAAATGTTGAAAAGATTTGAAaagttttatttctattttttctatAATGTAGGACATAAACTAGGATTTTAGAAAAAAGTAGaaataacatttttcataatACAATTTATGGTCTTGGCAGTTATCATTTCCCATTTATACACTCGCCACTATACACCAAAAACTCATCGTCAGTCCAAGAAATCAATTTCAAAAACTGGTGAAGGTAGCAATAGCCAAATGCTGCGACATTATTATAAATACTAAACACGAAAACTGTAACAGAGTTATTCTCGTAAATTTTGAGCTGTGCACGCAATTTTTATTATGCACGAAGGATGTGTCGAACCACTGATTCACGTGTCAGAAACTACGTTGAATATCTTTATCCTCCATGACGTCTATTTGCATcctttatgtatatatttcagTCAGATCTCGTGCTCCACGACTTTCTGCGCAAATCCACTCACCTTACGAATACAATACTGAATCCACAAGATCTAGTTATTTCTCTCGCGCGTGTCTAACTGAATACAAGATCCGTTACAGTGTTACTTATATAGTAGCCGCCACTTCAATACAGCTTGCTAAAGTTACCGTGGACGTTTTCTTGGTCATTATCCGTGTTCTGGCTCCTTCTGTCGAGCTTATGTCCCCGACGAGGTCATTCGTTTCCTCTTTGAGGCGTTTCAAGGGTGAGGATCCCTTCGAGCTGACTGATCACCACTCGCCGCCGTTTATCCGCGACCTTCCTCATTCTCGTGCGCTTTATTCGCTTTGCTTCGCTCTTCAGTGACGGAGACCACGATATTAGACACTGGATACGCGATAGACTCTATCCGGTAGATTTTTCTCGTTAGCGTGTTTCGGGTCACGCGACATTCGATAGATCCAATTGCTAGCTAAGTAAGGCAAAGGAAAATATTATCacagtggctacaaaaggtattcacattattgtatttacaaACAAAggtatacattattgtatttattgtagTTGGACTGCGGATGTTCAtctaaatttgtattttttttttaaatataatcaaAGATACAGGATCTTGTTTCATCAAAGAtacagaaaattgttttacttgtTATATGTTACAGGTACTACTCTCTGGggatattttgtatatctttGCTCATCATGCGACATCTCGTGGTACAGGTAAGTTAAGTAACTTATTTAATCCACGTAGTTCCAAAGTTACttattatttcataaaaaaattcTGATTACAGTCGCTGTTGATTAGAAAGTAGTTAAGCATTCATCGACAGTGACTTCGTAATTTGTACTATGGGATCGTTACAAACCAGTAAAACACAAAAGTCCGGTGAATTACTTTGGATGGCTATTCCGAAACTGTCCTTTCGGTTTTCACTTTGTTTGAGagaataattcaataggcatgGCCGAGTCATCGATCTACGCACAGTGAATTTGTTAAAGGTCCCATTATAAAAACGATCCTCTGGTTCAAATCGATGTGTATCGTGAGATTTGGTGAGTGTAATGCTCCTACGTGCCTAGAAATATCGATTTCACGTTGTGATCGGAATTTCCACGCGTTTTATGATTACTTAACTATGGTCATTATTGCACCATTTAAAAAaccatattatattacatttagcTAGTAACAGATTATCAAACAATTAAATATGGTATATTggtataataaaaaatagataTGTAAATACAGAATTCGGAAATTAAATTTAagctttttatctttttttacagaaattaaaaatataattttaataaaaatcgaAACTGATTTGGAGAAATCTTGAAGATCTCAATTAGAATTTCTAAAGAAGTTTATATTGGATATCAAACTGTTCTATATTTGTTAATAGAACGTCTACAATTCAACGAGGGTTCACTAAACTGTGCCGGTTTGCTGCAGTTTCAACCGCCCACGTAGGTTCTTATGGATTTTTTCGAGCAGCGCAGTTTTCCGGTTTATGCATTACGCATACATATAGTCACTGTCTCTGTTCGACGACAGTCGAGTCCGGGTTAAAACTCGTGAGCTACGTTATTACGAGCCTGTGCACCATTCGCAATTCCAAGCTTCTTTGCTTTCCTTCTGCAATGACCATGTAACTACGCTTTCTTTAGTCACGTTCGACTTTCATGCAAATAAGTTCTTTCCGAATCATTTGATTCCTCGGATActaaattttcttaatttttaatataataaagttCCATAATATTAATTGGATATATCCttgcaaattttttaaatacctATCGGTATATTTTTTAGAATAACTTTATTGAACAGAAACTACATACATCATTTATAAAAGGAGCAAAAAAGTGGATGCGTGTGTGAGACATTATGATTGCATATAAATACACTAAAATAAATTATGCttaaagaaataataatgaCTCTTATTGAGTGATACTCCGAACAAATAGCTCCTTAACCAGGTCGAAAACTGCGGAAATGCCATATGTGTACACGTTCTCGAGGAATAAATATTATGCTTTTATTAGTAGTAGCTTTCAGTAGAGACATCCTGGTACATCTATCgaataatgattttatctttttatttaagaTATTTGAAAGAGGCAAGGGAGtcggatatatgtataatggtATTCAGGTCAATGTTACGTCCTTATAAGCAATAACCAGAGGCAGTGGTTACCCTTGTCGGAACAGACTCGCCTGCTATAGGAAGTCGTCGTTTTTCAGCTTATTCTGAATAATGCATACATGTAAGTCATTGGCAGATGAAAGGCGTGAAATAAAAGTTCTACCAGCGAAAGGAAGTTATATAAGTATACGAGAGACCTTCCTCTTCA contains these protein-coding regions:
- the LOC126925093 gene encoding uncharacterized protein LOC126925093 isoform X2, producing the protein MTSICILYVYISVRSRAPRLSAQIHSPYEYNTESTRSSYFSRACLTEYKIRYSVTYIVAATSIQLAKVTVDVFLVIIRVLAPSVELMSPTRSFVSSLRRFKGTTLWGYFVYLCSSCDISWYRTSTIQRGFTKLCRFAAVSTAHIFERGKGVGYMYNGIQVNVTSL
- the LOC126925093 gene encoding uncharacterized protein LOC126925093 isoform X1; its protein translation is MTSICILYVYISVRSRAPRLSAQIHSPYEYNTESTRSSYFSRACLTEYKIRYSVTYIVAATSIQLAKVTVDVFLVIIRVLAPSVELMSPTRSFVSSLRRFKGTTLWGYFVYLCSSCDISWYRTSTIQRGFTKLCRFAAVSTAHVGSYGFFRAAQFSGLCITHTYSHCLCSTTVESGLKLVSYVITSLCTIRNSKLLCFPSAMTIYLKEARESDICIMVFRSMLRPYKQ